In one window of Natator depressus isolate rNatDep1 chromosome 12, rNatDep2.hap1, whole genome shotgun sequence DNA:
- the LOC141996647 gene encoding uncharacterized protein LOC141996647 has protein sequence MSFYTRLRSFFQRLASREHREIHVHKVLVQPAAIEACSGLSPQEQALPEKPQGRKCSWTILSGMKRLCVCCQSHSAMAESSEERTASSPRRWTHLSLKKKAAETQVEAEEVKLQETTDKDEVDLTGTKKEPSDTKGKWEKGSPEEQEEEHTPSPSLTSSSHMTMTPREHPSSAPLHALLMAAVKGLTTPTLQRFRAAEEELRAIVSLHGDKVERVGDVVGGILIWLDNSCDPRARGAVLRAMALLARSHPQDVVLTCVAHTLSSHRCAIELWKALGEEPQLTREVLQQLLDKLQQRRREEKSSHVSLAAMKTIYELLFLRGYREAILQMYPQLLILCVRATPAAHGDRHRRTSASQADRRKRDQFIWFCGHS, from the exons ATGAGTTTTTACACAAG gcttcgTTCCTTTTTCCAAAGACTCGCCTCTCGGGAGCACAGAGAGATCCATGTGCACAAAGTGCTCGTCCAACCTGCAGCCATTGAGGCATGCTCTGGCCTCAGCCCCCAAGAACAGgccttgccagagaagccccaGGGAAGAAAATGCTCATGGACCATCCTGTCAGGCATgaaaagactctgtgtctgtTGCCAATCCCACAGCGCGATGGCAGAGAGCAGTGAGGAGAGAACAGCttcctctccaagaaggtggaCGCACTTGTccctgaagaagaaagcagctgagacccaggtggaggcagaggaggTGAAGCTGCAGGAGACGACAGACAAAGACGAAGTGGATCTTACAG ggacgaAGAAGGAGCCGTCTGACACGAAGGGGAAGTGGGAAAAAGGAagcccagaagagcaggaagaagagcaCACTCCCAGCCCCTCATTAACAAGCAGCTCCCATATGACGATG acccccagggagcacccttcctcagccccgctccaTGCCCTGCTGATGGCAGCCGTGAAGGGTCTGACAACACCCACCCTGCAGAGATTTAGAgccgcagaggaagagctgagggccatcgtatctctccacggagacaaggtggagaga gttggagaCGTCGTGGGAGGGATCTTAATCTGGCTCGACAACAGCTGTGATCCCAGAGCCAGAGGAGCAGTGCTCAGGGCCATGGCCTTGCtggctcgctcccacccccaggacgtggttctaacctgtgtggctcacacGCTCTCATCGCACAG ATGTGCCATTGAGTTGTGGAAGGCCTTGGGTGAAGAACCACAGctcaccagggaggtgctgcagcagctgctggacaagctccagcagagacgCCGGGAGGAGAAGAGCAGCCATGTGTCTCTGGCT gcAATGAAGACCATTTATGAGCTCCTTTTCCTACGGGGATACCGAGAAGCCATCCTGCAAATGTATCCCCAGCTGCTCATTCTCTGTGTCAG